One region of Paraburkholderia phymatum STM815 genomic DNA includes:
- a CDS encoding DUF2169 domain-containing protein: MNQFQAARHKHLDQFPAPQIELEDKPVTSLDIAGHPSGEIDARKMAEIASAYQYKPAGLGVTGRAWAPRLQNASTYDEAWLKKLWPYLPKDFDFRYWNGAPADQQISWPSSDLRLDLMNLAAPEHTFSGRLSARLPGHRAVFALRYASGATMPVTTHLDTVLIDAEEMQVMLTWRAVFPRTPEVRVCEARFETDPAAPQLRLNRDGLSTKQEAVWQTN, translated from the coding sequence CTGAATCAATTTCAGGCGGCCCGACACAAACATCTCGATCAATTCCCGGCGCCGCAGATCGAGCTGGAAGACAAGCCTGTGACGTCTCTGGACATCGCAGGACATCCTTCAGGCGAGATTGACGCACGAAAGATGGCAGAGATCGCCAGCGCCTACCAGTACAAGCCGGCCGGGCTCGGCGTTACCGGGCGGGCATGGGCACCGAGGCTACAGAACGCGAGTACGTACGACGAGGCGTGGCTGAAGAAACTCTGGCCATACCTGCCGAAGGATTTTGATTTTCGGTACTGGAACGGCGCGCCCGCTGACCAGCAGATATCGTGGCCGAGTTCGGATCTCAGACTGGACCTGATGAATCTAGCGGCGCCTGAGCACACGTTTTCCGGGCGCCTCAGCGCGCGTCTGCCAGGGCACCGTGCCGTCTTCGCCCTACGCTACGCGAGCGGGGCCACTATGCCGGTAACAACGCACCTCGATACGGTTCTGATCGACGCCGAGGAAATGCAGGTGATGCTGACATGGCGCGCGGTATTCCCGCGGACACCTGAAGTACGGGTTTGTGAAGCTCGCTTCGAGACCGATCCTGCAGCACCGCAACTGAGGCTCAATCGGGATGGCTTGTCGACGAAACAGGAGGCGGTGTGGCAGACAAATTAA
- a CDS encoding glycoside hydrolase family 108 protein, which yields MDGFEDAFRALIGSEGGYSFNPHDPGGETMWGVTARVARSAGYAGAMKDLPLDTAKQIAKQKYWDPLHLDELDPRVAFQIFDANYNGGLVVLWMQKASGAKEDGKFGPDTLDAVKSADPLKFVMRFAAYRLRYLRNLHAWPNFSRGWTERMAANLLLGAA from the coding sequence ATGGACGGTTTCGAAGATGCGTTCAGGGCTCTGATTGGCAGTGAGGGCGGTTACTCCTTCAATCCGCATGACCCTGGCGGTGAAACGATGTGGGGAGTCACGGCGCGTGTGGCACGCAGTGCGGGCTATGCCGGCGCCATGAAAGACCTGCCGCTCGATACCGCTAAACAGATCGCCAAACAGAAGTACTGGGACCCGCTGCATCTCGACGAACTCGACCCGCGCGTTGCCTTCCAGATCTTCGACGCCAATTACAACGGCGGCCTGGTGGTGTTGTGGATGCAAAAAGCTTCCGGTGCGAAGGAAGACGGCAAGTTCGGCCCGGACACACTCGATGCAGTCAAAAGCGCGGACCCGCTGAAGTTTGTCATGCGCTTCGCCGCTTATCGCTTGCGTTACCTGCGCAACCTGCATGCATGGCCCAATTTCAGCCGTGGATGGACCGAAAGAATGGCCGCTAATCTTCTCCTGGGAGCAGCATAA
- a CDS encoding tetratricopeptide repeat protein, with product MSSVQSQRRAVNWRRRTFRVDGRSKRHRARRDFSVGFVPLGLRAAGFIGRGPKQLWPYVLPWVFAVLTIGFFCLVVRGVLTRQLLVPPVETPQSLVERGYTSSFLAERIMSSMRAIGQDAESIPHDTMTDNDAQPDIQIPGQEMSYATTVRFIKGVINRTDVVVHVGITKVNDRADSYVAHVQIEGGPFNSRESTVWFEGRDLEKFVHDIAVKAMRLAEPNILASHLYSQVQKTKCSLAQCDYGEIVAIYDEVLALPASEQGEWALAGKAWLLADQGLSKEAEQQTREALTVYQHSAVLHASLGIALEQQHRIDDALDALRAGASEKSKTAENLRLLGDVLLHARRYSEALDAFKQADRMKSDFVDNLHDWGEALVTVGRYDEAIEKLSRAVALRPDLAPSYAEWGRALDRKGDLSGASRKYAQALQLDAGTLSVRESHLARLARAAQEGNRPDASKPNDGVRPVAIPPAALALQTA from the coding sequence ATGTCGAGTGTGCAGAGCCAACGTCGGGCAGTGAACTGGCGACGCCGGACTTTTCGCGTGGATGGCCGTTCAAAGCGCCATAGGGCAAGGCGCGACTTCTCGGTGGGGTTCGTGCCGCTCGGATTGCGGGCCGCCGGCTTTATCGGACGAGGCCCGAAACAATTGTGGCCGTATGTCTTGCCGTGGGTTTTCGCGGTGCTCACCATCGGTTTTTTCTGCCTTGTCGTGCGCGGCGTACTCACGCGGCAATTGCTGGTGCCGCCCGTGGAAACGCCGCAGTCGCTGGTGGAACGCGGCTATACGTCGAGCTTTCTCGCGGAACGCATCATGTCTTCGATGCGAGCGATCGGTCAGGACGCCGAGTCGATTCCGCACGACACGATGACAGACAATGACGCACAACCGGACATTCAGATCCCCGGTCAGGAGATGTCGTATGCAACTACCGTGCGCTTCATCAAAGGCGTCATCAACCGCACGGACGTAGTCGTTCATGTCGGCATCACAAAGGTCAACGACCGCGCGGATTCTTACGTGGCGCATGTGCAGATTGAAGGCGGTCCGTTTAATTCCCGCGAAAGCACGGTGTGGTTCGAAGGACGCGATCTGGAGAAGTTCGTGCACGACATTGCAGTCAAAGCCATGCGTCTTGCGGAGCCGAATATTCTCGCCAGTCATCTCTACTCGCAAGTGCAGAAAACCAAGTGTTCGCTCGCGCAATGCGACTACGGCGAGATCGTCGCGATCTACGACGAAGTGCTCGCACTGCCCGCCTCCGAGCAAGGCGAATGGGCGCTCGCCGGCAAAGCGTGGCTGCTTGCCGATCAGGGGCTGTCCAAAGAGGCTGAGCAGCAGACACGCGAAGCGCTGACCGTGTACCAGCATTCAGCAGTGCTGCACGCAAGCCTTGGCATTGCACTCGAACAGCAGCATCGCATCGACGACGCACTCGACGCCTTGCGAGCCGGCGCGAGCGAGAAATCGAAGACAGCGGAAAATTTGCGTCTTCTCGGCGACGTGCTGTTGCATGCGCGTCGCTATTCCGAAGCACTAGATGCGTTCAAGCAGGCAGACAGAATGAAGTCAGACTTTGTCGACAACCTGCACGATTGGGGCGAAGCACTAGTCACTGTCGGCCGCTACGACGAAGCCATCGAAAAACTCTCGCGCGCCGTCGCACTGCGCCCAGATCTAGCGCCCTCCTACGCGGAATGGGGCCGGGCACTGGATCGCAAAGGCGATCTGTCCGGCGCATCGCGCAAATACGCTCAAGCGTTGCAACTCGACGCGGGGACTTTGTCGGTGCGCGAAAGTCATCTGGCGCGGCTTGCCAGAGCGGCGCAGGAAGGCAATCGCCCAGACGCGTCGAAGCCCAATGACGGAGTCAGGCCTGTGGCGATTCCGCCCGCCGCGCTTGCGTTGCAAACCGCGTAA
- a CDS encoding SDR family oxidoreductase, whose translation MRIFLTGATGFIGSALVPELIRAGHEVIGMTRSDAGAYALRQAGAQPHHGTLEDVDSLRRGAANADAVIHLAFDHDFSRFQENCEKDKHAIAALGSALRGSDRPLLITSGTGVGSGEHGEPAREDVFNVSHPNPRIGSELAGQALLDAGVNVSVLRLPQVHDSRKQGLITPLIAIAREKDAVAYVGEGRNRWPAGHLSDVVKLYRLAIEKAEPGARYHAVGEEGVSSRDIAEALGRGLGLPVVSIPAGEAQAHFDWMGMFVGMDMPASSALTQTRLSWKPTGPSLLSDLEHAQYA comes from the coding sequence ATGCGCATTTTCTTGACGGGTGCGACGGGATTCATCGGCTCGGCCCTTGTCCCTGAGCTGATTCGCGCCGGGCACGAAGTCATCGGCATGACCCGTTCCGACGCCGGTGCATACGCCCTCCGGCAGGCGGGCGCCCAGCCGCATCATGGCACGCTCGAAGATGTGGACAGCCTCAGACGTGGCGCCGCGAACGCCGACGCGGTGATACACCTCGCGTTCGACCACGACTTCTCACGCTTCCAGGAAAACTGCGAGAAGGACAAACACGCGATCGCCGCGCTCGGTTCCGCGCTGCGCGGCTCGGACCGGCCCCTGCTCATCACCTCGGGCACGGGCGTGGGCAGCGGCGAGCACGGCGAACCCGCTCGCGAGGACGTGTTTAACGTGAGCCATCCGAATCCGCGCATCGGCTCGGAACTCGCGGGACAGGCGCTGCTGGACGCCGGCGTCAACGTGTCCGTGCTGCGCCTGCCGCAGGTGCACGACTCGCGCAAGCAGGGGCTGATTACGCCGCTCATCGCGATCGCTCGCGAAAAAGACGCTGTCGCGTATGTCGGCGAAGGACGCAACCGTTGGCCCGCGGGCCATCTATCCGACGTCGTGAAGCTCTACCGGCTCGCTATCGAAAAAGCGGAACCGGGCGCGCGGTATCACGCGGTGGGCGAAGAAGGCGTCAGCAGCCGCGACATTGCAGAAGCGCTCGGACGAGGCCTCGGCCTGCCCGTCGTGTCCATACCTGCCGGGGAGGCGCAAGCTCACTTCGACTGGATGGGTATGTTCGTCGGAATGGACATGCCCGCCTCCAGCGCGCTGACCCAAACGCGGCTCAGCTGGAAACCGACTGGGCCATCGCTTCTGTCTGACCTGGAGCATGCGCAGTATGCCTAA
- a CDS encoding helix-turn-helix transcriptional regulator: protein MPVSLPASLGDFLKSRRARLDPASFGFSGRRRTPGLRREEVAQRANISPTWYTWLEQGRGGAPSASVLERIASALMLTDAEREHLFLLALGRPPEVRYRAVSYVNPRLQRFLDSLASSPAIVKNPVWDVVAWNRAATVVLTDYGALPPDGRNLLRFLFTDPHVRAKQHDWHSVARFVVGAFRADVARAGLVSEAGALVEELCSRSAEFEALWRENGLHNHADGGVKRLSHPTLGPIELEYSAFSVDGRPDLGLIVYTPLDAATAQRIKALAENAPQAAQGAEAA from the coding sequence ATGCCTGTCAGTCTGCCTGCATCGCTCGGCGATTTTCTGAAGAGCCGCCGCGCCCGGCTCGACCCCGCAAGCTTTGGCTTTTCGGGGCGCCGCCGAACGCCGGGACTGCGCCGCGAAGAAGTGGCTCAACGCGCGAATATCAGCCCCACCTGGTACACATGGCTTGAACAGGGACGCGGAGGGGCACCATCTGCCAGCGTGCTGGAACGCATTGCCAGCGCGCTGATGCTGACGGACGCCGAGCGCGAACATCTTTTCCTGCTCGCGTTGGGCAGGCCGCCCGAAGTGCGATATAGGGCTGTCAGCTACGTCAATCCGCGGTTGCAGCGCTTTCTCGATTCGCTGGCATCCAGTCCTGCCATCGTCAAGAACCCGGTGTGGGACGTAGTCGCGTGGAATCGCGCGGCCACCGTCGTGCTGACCGATTACGGCGCGCTGCCGCCCGACGGGCGCAACCTGTTGCGCTTCCTGTTCACTGATCCGCATGTGCGTGCGAAGCAACACGACTGGCACAGCGTCGCACGCTTTGTGGTGGGCGCGTTCAGAGCCGATGTCGCGCGAGCCGGGCTTGTTTCGGAGGCGGGTGCACTCGTCGAGGAACTCTGCAGCCGCAGTGCCGAATTCGAAGCTCTGTGGCGTGAGAACGGCTTGCACAACCATGCCGATGGCGGCGTGAAACGTCTATCGCATCCCACGCTAGGGCCGATCGAACTCGAGTATTCGGCGTTCTCGGTGGATGGCCGGCCCGACCTGGGCCTGATCGTTTATACGCCTTTGGATGCCGCCACGGCACAGCGTATCAAAGCGCTCGCGGAAAACGCGCCGCAAGCTGCTCAGGGCGCAGAAGCCGCATAA
- a CDS encoding hydantoinase/oxoprolinase family protein: MEGHSQVQVLGIDAGGTMTDTFFVRDDGRFVVGKAQSNPEDESLAIFNSSQDALAHWTRDVDDVYPQLVTCVYSGTAMLNRVVQRKGLDVGLLVNKGFEHVHSMGRAIQSYLGYALEERIHLNTHRYDEPLVPLSRTRGVTERTDVQGDIVIPLREGEVRQATRELVASGSKAIVICLLQSHKNGTSEQQARDLVRDELKALGVDIPVFASVDYYPQRKESHRMNTTVLEAYAAEPSRQTLKKVSDRFRKHGAKFDLRVMATHGGTISWKAKELARTIVSGPIGGVIGSKLLGEALGYDNIACSDIGGTSFDMALITKGNFAIASDPDMARLVLSLPLVTMDSVGAGAGSFVRLDPYSGAIKLGPDSAGYRVGTCWPDSGLTTVSVSDCHVVLGYLNPDNFLGGQIKLDVSRAREHIKTQVADPLGLSVEDAAAGVIELLDLQLREYLRSNVSAKGYNPTEFVCFSYGGAGPVHTYGYTEGLGFKDVVVPAWAAGFSAFGCACADFEYRYDKSVDLALPQSAPDDDKTGAAQTIQKAWSELAAKVIEEFRINGFSEKDVILRPGFRMQYMGQLNDLEIESPVAGASSAQDWDRIVEAFEDTYGRVYASAARSPELGFSVTGAIMRGMVVTQKPVLPEDPEGGPTPPQEARVGTRKLYRHKQWHDAQLWKMEALKPGNEITGPAIIESDATTFVVPKGFATTLDKHRLFHLREVK; the protein is encoded by the coding sequence ATGGAAGGGCATTCCCAAGTCCAGGTGCTGGGCATCGATGCAGGCGGGACGATGACCGACACTTTCTTCGTGCGCGACGACGGACGGTTCGTCGTGGGCAAGGCGCAGAGCAATCCTGAGGACGAGTCGCTCGCGATCTTCAATTCATCGCAGGATGCGCTGGCTCACTGGACACGCGATGTCGACGACGTCTATCCCCAACTCGTCACATGCGTCTATTCCGGCACAGCAATGCTAAATCGCGTCGTACAGCGCAAAGGCCTCGACGTCGGCCTTCTGGTGAACAAAGGCTTCGAGCATGTTCACTCCATGGGCCGGGCGATCCAGAGTTACCTCGGCTATGCGCTGGAGGAACGGATTCACCTGAACACGCACCGCTACGACGAGCCGCTCGTGCCTCTGTCGCGCACTCGCGGCGTCACCGAGCGCACCGACGTCCAGGGCGATATCGTCATTCCGCTGCGTGAAGGCGAGGTGCGGCAGGCGACGCGGGAACTCGTCGCATCCGGGTCAAAGGCAATCGTCATCTGTCTGCTTCAATCGCACAAGAACGGAACGAGCGAGCAGCAGGCGCGCGACCTGGTGCGGGACGAACTCAAGGCATTAGGTGTCGATATCCCAGTATTCGCTTCCGTGGACTACTATCCGCAGCGCAAGGAAAGCCACCGGATGAACACGACGGTGCTCGAAGCCTATGCGGCCGAGCCGTCGCGGCAAACCCTGAAGAAGGTCAGCGACCGCTTCCGCAAGCACGGCGCGAAGTTCGACCTGCGCGTCATGGCGACACACGGCGGCACGATCAGCTGGAAAGCGAAGGAACTCGCGCGCACCATCGTGTCGGGTCCGATCGGCGGTGTGATCGGCTCGAAACTGCTCGGCGAAGCGCTCGGCTACGACAACATCGCATGTTCGGATATCGGCGGCACATCGTTCGACATGGCGCTGATCACAAAGGGCAACTTCGCGATCGCATCGGACCCGGACATGGCGCGCCTCGTCCTGTCGCTGCCGCTCGTGACGATGGATTCGGTTGGTGCAGGCGCAGGCAGCTTCGTCCGGCTCGATCCGTACAGCGGTGCAATCAAGCTCGGACCGGACAGTGCGGGGTACCGCGTCGGCACCTGCTGGCCCGACAGTGGACTGACGACAGTCTCGGTGTCCGATTGTCACGTCGTGCTCGGCTATCTGAACCCCGATAACTTCCTCGGCGGACAAATCAAGCTCGACGTGAGCCGGGCTCGCGAGCATATCAAGACTCAGGTTGCTGATCCGCTCGGGCTCTCCGTCGAAGATGCAGCCGCGGGTGTCATCGAACTGCTCGATCTGCAATTGCGCGAGTATCTGCGCTCGAACGTGAGCGCGAAGGGCTATAACCCGACGGAGTTTGTGTGCTTCTCATATGGCGGTGCGGGTCCTGTTCATACATACGGCTACACGGAAGGCCTGGGTTTCAAGGACGTCGTGGTGCCCGCATGGGCCGCCGGCTTCTCGGCATTCGGCTGCGCCTGCGCGGACTTCGAATACCGCTACGACAAGAGTGTCGACCTGGCGCTGCCACAGTCCGCCCCGGACGATGACAAAACCGGCGCTGCGCAAACGATCCAGAAAGCGTGGTCAGAGCTCGCCGCGAAGGTCATCGAGGAATTCCGCATCAACGGGTTTAGCGAAAAGGACGTGATTCTGCGTCCGGGCTTCCGGATGCAGTACATGGGTCAGCTAAACGACCTCGAGATTGAATCGCCGGTTGCTGGCGCATCCAGCGCGCAGGACTGGGACCGTATCGTCGAAGCATTCGAAGATACATATGGGCGTGTCTATGCGAGTGCCGCACGTTCTCCGGAGCTGGGCTTCTCCGTCACTGGCGCAATCATGCGCGGCATGGTGGTCACGCAAAAACCCGTGCTGCCTGAAGACCCCGAAGGCGGTCCGACTCCGCCCCAGGAAGCGCGGGTCGGCACTCGCAAGCTGTATCGGCACAAGCAATGGCACGATGCGCAGTTGTGGAAGATGGAGGCGCTCAAGCCCGGCAACGAGATCACCGGGCCCGCCATCATCGAATCCGATGCAACGACGTTCGTCGTGCCGAAAGGATTTGCTACGACCCTCGACAAGCACCGCCTCTTCCATCTCAGAGAAGTCAAGTAA
- a CDS encoding hydantoinase B/oxoprolinase family protein, which translates to MNMMSSQEVGFADLLKNGQTLKQFRDAIIARTAQSGHYNGLERLELRESDPIRYEKMFSKLRGGLVHARETAKKIAASPIVEQEGELCFTLYNAAGDCVLTSTGIIIHVGTMGAAIKYMIENNWEANPGIHPGDMFTNNDCSIGNVHPCDIATIVPIFSGGKLVGWVGGVTHVIDTGAVTPGSMSTGQVQRFGDGYMITCRKTGVNDTPLRDWLHESQRSVRTPKYWILDERTRIAGCHMIRDLIEEVIEDEGLDAYEKFSYEVIEEGRRGLQTRIKAMTLPGKYRKVAFVDVPYNHPDVQTSSAFAKLDSIMHSPVEMEIRKDGSWRLDFDGASRWGWHSYNAHQVAFTSGIWVMMTQTLVPTQRINDGAYYGTEFHLPKGAWMNPDDRRTGHAYAWHFLVSGWSAMWRGLSQAYFSRGYLEEVNAGNANTSNWLQGGGINQDGDIHAVNSFEASSCGTGACAIKDGLNHAAAIWNPEGDMGDIEIWEMAEPLLYLGRNVKANSGGYGKYRGGCGFETLRMVWKAQDWTMFFMGNGYMNSDWGLMGGYPPATGYRFEAHRTGLKERIALGESLPLGGDTNPDFPDYENHLNAGSVVKRDQQCMTTEDCYSNYDLYLNYLRGGPGFGDPLDRETEAIERDLNNALLLPEYAQKVYGAVATKDTHGVWKVDAKETALLRVEIRNQRLARSQPTREWMKGERERILVKHASTQVRHMFATSFGLSKKFEQQFRAFWELPDSWTLVEDELDVPTYGSKFRMDLSKMPDVNTVVLVEE; encoded by the coding sequence ATGAACATGATGTCCAGTCAGGAAGTCGGCTTTGCCGATCTGCTGAAGAACGGTCAGACGCTCAAGCAGTTCCGCGATGCAATCATCGCGCGCACGGCGCAGAGCGGGCACTACAACGGCCTCGAACGGCTCGAATTGCGCGAGAGCGATCCCATCCGCTACGAGAAGATGTTTTCGAAGCTGCGCGGCGGACTTGTGCACGCACGCGAAACCGCAAAGAAAATTGCCGCAAGTCCAATTGTCGAACAGGAAGGTGAATTGTGCTTCACGCTGTACAACGCGGCGGGCGACTGCGTGCTCACGTCGACCGGGATTATCATCCACGTCGGCACGATGGGCGCGGCGATCAAATACATGATCGAAAACAATTGGGAGGCCAACCCCGGCATCCATCCCGGTGACATGTTCACCAATAACGACTGCTCGATCGGCAATGTTCACCCGTGCGACATCGCGACGATCGTGCCGATCTTCTCGGGCGGCAAGCTGGTCGGCTGGGTGGGCGGCGTGACTCACGTCATCGACACGGGCGCGGTGACACCGGGCTCGATGTCGACGGGTCAGGTGCAGCGTTTCGGCGACGGCTACATGATCACTTGCCGAAAAACAGGTGTGAACGACACGCCGCTGCGCGACTGGTTGCACGAAAGCCAGCGCTCAGTGCGCACGCCGAAGTACTGGATTCTCGACGAGCGCACGCGTATCGCAGGGTGTCACATGATCCGCGACCTGATCGAAGAAGTGATCGAGGACGAGGGGCTAGACGCTTACGAGAAGTTCAGCTACGAGGTCATTGAGGAAGGGCGTCGAGGCCTGCAGACCCGCATCAAGGCGATGACGCTGCCCGGCAAGTATCGCAAGGTCGCCTTCGTCGACGTGCCGTATAACCATCCCGATGTGCAGACCTCGTCGGCGTTCGCGAAGCTCGATTCGATCATGCACTCGCCGGTGGAAATGGAAATCCGCAAGGACGGCTCATGGCGTCTGGACTTCGACGGCGCGAGCCGCTGGGGCTGGCACTCGTACAACGCGCATCAGGTCGCGTTCACGAGCGGCATCTGGGTGATGATGACGCAGACGCTCGTGCCCACGCAGCGCATCAACGACGGCGCATATTACGGCACGGAATTCCATCTGCCCAAGGGCGCATGGATGAACCCTGACGACCGCCGCACGGGGCACGCGTATGCGTGGCACTTTCTGGTTTCAGGCTGGAGCGCGATGTGGCGCGGCCTGTCGCAGGCGTACTTCAGCCGCGGCTATCTGGAAGAGGTCAACGCGGGGAACGCGAATACGTCGAACTGGCTCCAGGGCGGCGGCATCAACCAGGACGGCGACATTCACGCCGTCAACAGTTTCGAGGCGTCGTCGTGCGGTACGGGTGCTTGCGCGATCAAGGATGGCCTCAACCATGCCGCTGCGATCTGGAATCCCGAAGGGGACATGGGCGACATCGAAATCTGGGAGATGGCCGAACCGCTGCTGTATCTCGGCCGCAATGTGAAGGCGAATTCGGGCGGCTATGGCAAATACCGTGGCGGATGCGGATTCGAAACGCTGCGGATGGTCTGGAAGGCGCAGGACTGGACCATGTTCTTCATGGGCAACGGCTACATGAACAGCGACTGGGGCCTGATGGGCGGCTATCCGCCCGCCACCGGCTACCGTTTCGAGGCACACCGCACAGGATTGAAGGAACGGATCGCGTTGGGCGAAAGTCTGCCGCTCGGCGGAGACACGAATCCCGATTTCCCCGACTACGAGAACCATCTGAATGCGGGATCGGTCGTCAAGCGCGACCAGCAGTGCATGACCACGGAGGATTGCTACAGCAACTACGACCTGTATCTGAACTACCTGCGAGGCGGACCGGGCTTCGGCGACCCGCTTGACCGCGAGACGGAAGCGATCGAGCGCGACCTGAACAATGCGCTGCTGTTGCCTGAGTATGCGCAGAAGGTCTATGGCGCGGTTGCGACGAAGGATACGCATGGTGTGTGGAAAGTCGATGCGAAAGAGACGGCGCTCCTGCGCGTCGAGATACGCAACCAGCGCCTCGCGCGCTCGCAACCCACCCGCGAATGGATGAAGGGCGAACGCGAGCGCATCCTTGTCAAGCACGCGTCGACCCAGGTGAGGCATATGTTCGCGACGAGCTTCGGCCTGTCGAAGAAGTTCGAGCAGCAGTTCCGCGCATTCTGGGAACTGCCTGATTCGTGGACGCTCGTCGAAGATGAACTGGACGTGCCGACGTACGGCTCGAAGTTCCGCATGGACCTTTCGAAGATGCCGGACGTCAATACCGTCGTGCTGGTCGAAGAGTAA
- a CDS encoding acetone carboxylase subunit gamma yields MSTYTKEQVRNMVEGKLDWDTTLRMLSMPKDSERFQMYIDALQQKMGWKDRIVLPLAPHLYIVQQSATKKWVTQCDCGHVFCDYRENWKLHANIFVRESEEAMDEVYPRLMAPDTQWQVYREYYCPTCGTMHDVEAPTPWYPVIHDFEPDIDAFYTEWVKLPVPERVDQSAV; encoded by the coding sequence ATGTCTACTTACACGAAGGAACAGGTCAGGAACATGGTCGAGGGCAAGCTCGACTGGGACACGACGTTGCGCATGCTCTCGATGCCCAAGGACAGCGAGCGTTTCCAGATGTACATCGACGCGCTACAGCAGAAGATGGGCTGGAAGGATCGGATTGTGCTGCCGCTCGCGCCGCATCTGTACATCGTGCAGCAGTCGGCGACGAAGAAGTGGGTGACGCAATGCGACTGCGGTCATGTGTTCTGCGATTACCGCGAGAACTGGAAGCTGCACGCCAACATATTCGTGCGCGAGTCCGAAGAGGCGATGGATGAAGTGTATCCGCGCCTGATGGCGCCCGACACGCAATGGCAGGTGTACCGCGAGTACTATTGTCCGACGTGCGGGACGATGCACGACGTGGAAGCGCCCACGCCGTGGTACCCGGTGATCCATGACTTCGAGCCGGATATCGACGCCTTCTACACGGAGTGGGTGAAGCTGCCCGTTCCCGAGCGCGTCGATCAGTCTGCGGTTTGA